Proteins encoded in a region of the Planococcus citri chromosome 1, ihPlaCitr1.1, whole genome shotgun sequence genome:
- the LOC135840023 gene encoding uncharacterized protein LOC135840023 codes for MDYSVSLFSFIIEIIQPSGIFVIGTSSKRVSYNNLVSIFNMKFIVFAAVFGSALVFAAASPAADTFEQQVQKKQEAAAKQCNATYPVTEDSLNKLRTHVATGETVTTTLHYKWCNLLCILEQIGFYDAQGRVQVGKIYNYTLKAFPEIEPNKHSFLIYLFQIARSTHHVEDKCQKAYIVYYRFVEAVLIHTLAVDLETFDAATKEKIAQSVLTGDVLPSELQGTIAKWLKTNDSVIKQVAE; via the exons ATGGATTATTCAGTATCTTTATTCTCGTTTATAATTGAAATAATACAACCCTCGGGCATATTCGTTATAGGTACTTCTAGCAAACGCGTCAGCTATAACAACCTGGTGTC GATATTCAACATGAAATTCATCGTGTTTGCGGCGGTATTCGGTTCAGCCCTTGTATTTGCGGCAGCTTCTCCGGCTGCGGATACATTTGAACAGCAAgtacaaaaaaagcaagaagCTGCTGCTAAGCAATGTAATGCTACTTATCCAGTTACGGAAg ATTCACTCAATAAATTACGAACTCACGTCGCCACTGGAGAAACCGTCACAACTACACTGCACTATAAA tggTGTAATCTGCTGTGCATCCTTGAACAAATTGGATTC TACGATGCTCAAGGTAGAGTGCAAGTTGGAAAGATTTACAATTACACGTTGAAAGCGTTTCCTGAAATTGAACCAAACAAGCACTCGTTTTTGATTTACTTATTCCAAATCGCTCGATCGACCCACC ATGTGGAAGATAAATGCCAGAAGGCTTATATAGTATACTATCGATTTGTCGA AGCCGTTTTGATACATACCTTGGCTGTTGATTTGGAAACTTTTGACGCCGCTACCAAggaaaaaattgcccaaagtGTGCTGACTGGAGACGTATTACCGAGTGAATTACAAGGTACCATCGCAAAATGGTTGAAAACTAACGATTCAGTCATCAAACAAGTAGCTGAATAA